One genomic window of Candidatus Hinthialibacter antarcticus includes the following:
- a CDS encoding STAS domain-containing protein: MRITRREQDQIQIIEMSGDLGKNDSNTLKSLLEQLVESSRHFIILDIEQVRFIDSAMVLVMLRMKREALAAGGSIKLLRPRASVKRFLSIGQVLQLFECFETKIEAIRSFDNLKRDEKLKKQGLDIRNPRKTAASIQQKVLMQLLEILAQKGYLENEAFMQELYRSSNEVLDVYRKELEERHIDSNVQPS, translated from the coding sequence ATGCGGATTACGCGCCGTGAACAAGACCAAATTCAAATCATCGAAATGTCCGGCGATCTCGGAAAGAATGATTCGAACACGCTAAAAAGCCTGCTTGAACAACTGGTCGAATCATCCCGTCATTTCATCATACTAGACATAGAACAAGTGCGTTTTATTGATAGCGCGATGGTGTTAGTCATGCTACGGATGAAGCGTGAAGCGCTCGCGGCAGGCGGCAGCATAAAACTGTTGCGTCCCCGTGCAAGCGTCAAGCGTTTTTTGAGCATCGGCCAAGTGCTGCAATTATTTGAATGTTTTGAAACCAAGATCGAAGCCATTCGTTCATTTGATAACCTTAAGCGGGACGAAAAATTAAAAAAACAAGGATTAGACATTAGAAATCCCCGTAAAACAGCGGCTTCCATCCAACAAAAAGTTTTAATGCAACTGCTCGAAATCTTGGCCCAAAAAGGCTATCTCGAAAACGAAGCCTTCATGCAAGAACTTTATCGTTCCTCCAATGAAGTGTTAGATGTATACCGGAAAGAATTAGAGGAACGGCACATCGACTCCAACGTCCAGCCTTCCTAA
- the gltX gene encoding glutamate--tRNA ligase has product MTSQPVIRVRFAPSPTGNPHVGNFRTALYNYLYARNKGGLFLLRVEDTDKERSKDEYVDAILESLNWMGLPIDEPPVFQSKNAKRHQDEALRMIEEGNAYRCRCSSERIDQMRQEQQAAGQTARYDGLCREANHPDDGTPFCVRLKVPSVGVTQIHDMVRGEIVKQNEDMDDLVLLRTDGAPTYNLAVVVDDFDMQITHVMRGDDHINNTLRQVVIGTLLGYPTPQFIHLPQILGPDKTRLSKRHGAAGVLEYREQGYLPEALVNYLARLGWGHGDQEYFTPNELVKLFGVENLNKSAAVFDAKKLEWLNGEHIRQLTPEDFITRFKTFAAVKSYLPMEFITAEENDALFKGIAEAVQERSHTLEETWEKIQFLFNDELEFPEKESKKFFTSEAMAGLGDLAKFAASYPDAPPNKEAWEAEFGRIMETRDLKMKVLAQAVRIGLTGSVVSPPIFNVLELLGCEKIAARLNRAVQYAETMESE; this is encoded by the coding sequence ATGACTTCACAACCGGTCATTCGCGTCCGTTTTGCGCCTAGCCCGACGGGCAATCCACATGTCGGCAACTTTCGTACTGCGCTGTATAACTATTTGTATGCGCGCAACAAAGGCGGCCTGTTTTTGCTGCGCGTTGAAGACACCGACAAAGAGCGCTCGAAAGATGAATATGTGGACGCGATTCTTGAAAGTTTAAACTGGATGGGACTGCCGATTGATGAGCCGCCCGTTTTCCAAAGCAAGAACGCCAAGCGGCATCAAGACGAAGCGCTGCGCATGATTGAAGAGGGCAATGCCTACCGCTGCCGTTGTTCGTCGGAACGCATTGACCAAATGCGCCAGGAGCAACAGGCCGCCGGACAGACGGCGCGCTATGACGGCCTCTGCCGCGAGGCGAACCACCCCGATGATGGAACGCCGTTTTGCGTACGTTTGAAAGTTCCTTCCGTTGGCGTTACCCAAATCCATGACATGGTGCGGGGAGAGATCGTCAAGCAGAATGAAGACATGGACGATTTAGTATTGCTGCGTACCGACGGTGCGCCGACCTACAACCTTGCGGTTGTGGTTGATGACTTCGATATGCAAATTACTCATGTGATGCGCGGCGACGATCATATTAACAATACGCTTCGCCAGGTTGTGATTGGAACGCTGCTGGGCTATCCGACGCCGCAGTTTATTCACTTGCCGCAAATCTTAGGGCCGGACAAAACCAGGCTCTCCAAACGGCACGGCGCCGCCGGGGTGTTGGAGTATCGCGAGCAGGGTTACTTGCCTGAGGCGCTGGTCAATTATCTGGCGCGTTTGGGTTGGGGACACGGCGATCAGGAATATTTCACGCCCAATGAGTTGGTTAAATTGTTTGGCGTCGAAAATTTGAACAAGTCGGCAGCCGTGTTTGACGCCAAAAAACTGGAGTGGCTCAATGGCGAGCATATCCGTCAACTCACACCGGAAGATTTTATCACTCGCTTTAAAACATTCGCAGCCGTGAAGAGTTATCTGCCGATGGAATTTATTACGGCAGAAGAGAACGACGCTTTATTCAAAGGCATCGCCGAAGCGGTCCAAGAGCGTTCGCACACCTTGGAAGAAACCTGGGAGAAAATTCAATTTCTTTTCAATGACGAGTTAGAGTTTCCTGAAAAGGAATCGAAGAAATTCTTCACGTCCGAAGCGATGGCGGGCTTGGGCGACCTCGCGAAGTTCGCTGCCTCGTATCCCGACGCGCCGCCCAACAAAGAAGCGTGGGAAGCAGAGTTTGGCCGTATCATGGAAACCCGCGACCTGAAAATGAAAGTGTTGGCGCAGGCGGTGCGGATCGGGTTGACGGGGTCGGTGGTTAGTCCGCCGATCTTTAATGTGTTGGAACTACTTGGATGTGAAAAAATCGCTGCCCGTTTGAACCGCGCCGTTCAATACGCGGAAACCATGGAGAGTGAATAG
- a CDS encoding EcsC family protein, with protein MAISLPLYLWALLAMFTVTGILFLGRYTWQWLRLFLLIRRGLKPLSQKEREGRLFSHLSDADRQAQELIDQRVKHIWRTVSKTHWFDLEHIRDDCFALIRDVAAAYYPNSNRPEYEASLYEILLLSERVHREIKTLIAPIAPLQKVSVKHLLQTKEIFEKTQTVIDKRGVRTGRRIINAVWTAVNVVNPQYWVSRAIYLGASEMAGRKALASIYRIVGVEAMKTYRSSSTIRPDEVMLKDLDHSVSENLDNESIQPDIIMPEESSHTPVQDEMSDLQTIKTEEDMPPEWNNENNQQSTLYENAAKTLSLFIEGSLHLWEKLASPAPILKKYAEQNPDIHTLHDIQRLPAEQIEAIAKTYRKQGEWLSAVEGVATGAGGFLLMGVDAASLLALQLRTIQQIGYCYGFDVTQPEEKLFAVKLLVEGYTHPMRQDRRTLLEEMRAAAKLMKTNSPLGLLQKRMFVQGLTKAAQKIGISMGGRKTAQVLPFIGAAVGGVMNKKITKDIAKIAQEVYHDRLLQLKEAESAKSQPE; from the coding sequence ATGGCAATAAGCCTCCCCCTATACCTTTGGGCGCTGCTGGCGATGTTTACCGTCACGGGCATTCTTTTTCTGGGACGATATACTTGGCAATGGCTTAGACTATTCTTGTTGATTCGACGCGGACTCAAACCGCTTAGCCAAAAAGAACGCGAAGGACGGCTGTTCTCACACCTCAGCGACGCCGACCGCCAAGCACAAGAACTGATCGACCAGCGCGTCAAGCACATTTGGCGCACGGTTTCTAAAACCCATTGGTTTGATCTGGAACACATCCGCGATGATTGCTTTGCCTTGATCCGCGATGTGGCGGCAGCCTATTACCCCAATTCCAACCGGCCTGAATATGAAGCCTCTCTCTATGAAATTCTATTATTGAGCGAGCGCGTCCACCGTGAGATCAAGACGCTGATTGCGCCCATCGCTCCGCTGCAAAAAGTCTCCGTCAAGCATCTGCTGCAAACCAAAGAGATATTTGAGAAAACCCAAACTGTCATCGACAAACGCGGCGTTCGTACCGGACGCCGCATCATTAACGCCGTTTGGACGGCAGTGAATGTCGTGAACCCGCAATATTGGGTGTCGCGGGCGATTTACCTGGGCGCATCCGAAATGGCGGGGCGCAAAGCGCTGGCGTCGATTTACCGCATCGTCGGCGTCGAAGCCATGAAAACCTATCGCTCGTCTTCCACCATTCGTCCCGATGAAGTCATGCTGAAAGATTTAGACCATTCCGTTTCCGAAAATTTAGATAACGAAAGCATCCAGCCAGACATCATCATGCCGGAAGAAAGCAGTCATACTCCGGTTCAAGATGAAATGAGCGATCTCCAGACCATCAAAACTGAGGAAGACATGCCGCCTGAATGGAACAACGAAAACAATCAGCAATCGACTCTCTATGAAAATGCGGCAAAAACGCTGTCATTATTTATTGAGGGCAGCCTGCACCTGTGGGAGAAACTCGCCAGCCCCGCGCCCATCTTGAAGAAATATGCTGAGCAAAACCCCGACATCCACACGCTGCATGACATCCAACGGCTGCCAGCGGAACAAATCGAGGCCATCGCCAAAACCTATCGCAAACAAGGCGAATGGCTCAGCGCCGTCGAAGGCGTGGCGACGGGCGCAGGTGGATTTCTCTTAATGGGCGTCGACGCGGCATCGCTGTTGGCGCTGCAATTGCGCACCATTCAGCAAATCGGTTATTGCTATGGATTTGACGTCACTCAACCTGAAGAAAAACTGTTCGCCGTCAAACTGCTGGTCGAAGGCTATACCCACCCCATGCGACAAGACCGCCGCACTCTGTTGGAAGAAATGCGCGCGGCGGCGAAGTTAATGAAAACCAATTCTCCACTGGGACTGTTGCAAAAACGCATGTTCGTCCAAGGGCTTACCAAGGCGGCGCAGAAAATCGGCATCTCGATGGGCGGGCGAAAAACCGCTCAAGTGCTCCCATTTATTGGCGCCGCAGTCGGCGGTGTGATGAACAAAAAAATCACCAAAGATATCGCTAAAATCGCCCAAGAAGTCTATCACGACCGCTTGCTTCAATTAAAAGAAGCCGAATCAGCAAAGAGCCAGCCAGAGTAA
- a CDS encoding 3-ketoacyl-ACP reductase, with protein sequence MSTSMCALVTGASRGIGRGIACQLAQAGYDVMVNYAGNQAAAKETQEKIQQLGRRAEIIQANVANEADGRRMVDETIKAFGRFDLLVNNAGVAPKVRADLLDMSQDSYEYVMDTNLKGPFFLTQYAANKMIELRGQGAQQQARIVFVTSISAYTASINRGEYCLSKAGLSMAVKLFADRLAHEDILVYEIQPGVIATDMTSGVKEKYDKLISEGMSPQPRWGTPEDVGKAVSAIALGHFDFSTGSSIEVGGGFGIRRL encoded by the coding sequence ATGTCTACATCAATGTGCGCGCTCGTGACTGGGGCCAGCCGGGGCATCGGGCGGGGAATCGCTTGCCAACTCGCCCAGGCTGGATATGACGTGATGGTCAATTACGCAGGCAACCAAGCGGCGGCGAAAGAGACCCAAGAGAAGATTCAACAACTGGGGCGGCGCGCAGAAATCATCCAAGCGAACGTCGCCAATGAAGCCGATGGACGCCGTATGGTGGATGAGACCATCAAAGCCTTTGGGCGGTTTGATTTGCTGGTGAACAACGCAGGCGTGGCGCCTAAGGTGCGCGCCGACTTGCTTGACATGTCGCAAGACAGTTATGAATACGTTATGGACACCAACCTGAAAGGCCCGTTCTTTCTTACGCAATACGCCGCAAACAAGATGATTGAATTGCGCGGGCAGGGCGCTCAACAACAGGCGCGCATCGTGTTTGTTACGTCGATTTCAGCGTATACCGCGTCGATCAACCGGGGCGAGTATTGCCTGTCAAAAGCGGGACTGAGCATGGCGGTGAAATTGTTCGCCGACCGTCTCGCCCACGAAGATATATTGGTTTATGAGATACAACCCGGCGTGATTGCGACTGATATGACTTCGGGCGTGAAAGAAAAATACGACAAATTAATTTCAGAAGGCATGAGCCCTCAACCACGATGGGGGACGCCCGAAGACGTTGGCAAAGCAGTCAGCGCGATTGCGTTGGGGCATTTCGATTTTTCAACGGGATCATCTATCGAAGTCGGCGGCGGCTTCGGCATCCGGCGATTGTAA
- a CDS encoding CPBP family intramembrane metalloprotease, giving the protein MTETHSNRPIRTSTLFRDAESPMLRRWPEWAQMLFFGCTALFINLVIGFMILPLDFTDAADFKQQIKQEQGVIAGILVVVVAGPMMETAVGQFLPLFFAKVVRRKKLVQILWASIWFAALHIANGPAHVIQTFFVGWVFAVCFLFCWSESWFKAARVTYIAHALHNAVVYILFLASTA; this is encoded by the coding sequence ATGACTGAAACCCACTCCAATCGCCCCATTCGCACAAGCACGCTGTTTCGCGACGCAGAGTCTCCCATGCTGCGGCGTTGGCCAGAATGGGCGCAAATGCTATTTTTTGGCTGCACCGCATTGTTTATCAATCTCGTGATCGGTTTTATGATTCTTCCATTGGACTTCACCGACGCCGCAGATTTCAAACAGCAGATCAAACAAGAACAAGGCGTTATCGCCGGCATCCTCGTCGTCGTGGTCGCAGGGCCGATGATGGAGACCGCTGTCGGACAATTCCTGCCGTTGTTCTTTGCAAAAGTCGTCCGTCGCAAGAAGTTGGTTCAAATTCTGTGGGCTTCCATTTGGTTTGCCGCGCTGCATATCGCCAATGGTCCAGCCCACGTCATTCAGACTTTTTTTGTGGGCTGGGTGTTCGCCGTTTGCTTCTTGTTTTGCTGGTCAGAATCGTGGTTTAAAGCGGCGCGGGTAACCTACATTGCCCACGCGCTGCATAACGCCGTCGTCTATATTTTATTCTTAGCAAGCACCGCCTAA